The Xanthocytophaga agilis DNA window ATCCTGGCTTTTTTGGGAATTACAGAAATATCATATACCGATTCATTGATTACAATCAGTTTTCCATTCCTATCCAGAATCTGGCCTCTATGTGGATAGACAATTACCCTCCGAATGGCATTATCATCGGCTTGTGCTTTATAATTATCATCAACAACCTGTAAATAAAAAAGTCGTACTAAATAAACAATACCAACAAGTATAAAAATACCTTGTATTACAAATCTTCTGGAATCTTTCATGAATGTAATTTACTACATCGCTCAGTTTGAGGAACTATTATAAAAACGAATCCAAGCCTACAGAAGTGCCAGACTCTGAGTTTATATTTTTAAGGACGCCAAATTTAGGATTCTTGTAAGGGCTTAACTGCAAAATTAGAAAATTACAACGTAGTAGTAACACAATTTGTTGCACAAATGATAAATTTCTGCTCAAATTATTTGAAAATTTTTATTAAACTCTATTTATCTAACTATGTACCTTCTTTTATCTCTTAGAATAGGTATCCCGATTCCTCCTTCTTATCAAAATAGGATTACTGAAACTATAAGAATGCAAACAAAAGATGTAACCATATATGACTGTGATAATCATTCTGAAAGTATTATAGTTGGTTATGCAGCAGAGCTACTTGAACAATCACTTAAAACTGCTATAGTTATTGAAGTGGAAGATGAAAAAGATGTCGCCTTATCGTTAGGGCAACTACGCGTGTTATTTAATAAGTTTATACAATATACGACAAAGATACAACTGTTTATTATAGGAAATTCTTCCATAGTAAGCCAGATGTTGCAGATACTACCTGCCAATATCCAATTTCATAATCTGGATGACCAAAAACAAACAGAACAAATCCTTTCTTTTCTAACAAAAACGGATAACAATTAATTTATCCTAATACGATCAGATAATTTTTACGAAGTCAAAGACTTATTGAGGAACATGCTTGCTTTCTTGATTAGAGATAGAATCAGATTGTTTAACATCTTTGGCTTTATATGTAGATGCTTCATATTTTGGTGGAGCATATAAAAAACCAAAAGCCTCTGCTCCCTCTTTTGTTGTACATTTATGGTGAACCTTATGAGCCCGGATCATTCGGCGAAGGTATTTATTCTCTGGGCGTAATCCATGTTTGATGCGTTGATGAACTAATATATCATGAAATAATACATAAAAAATACCATATGCTGTAATTCCTATACCTACCCATAATAAAAAACGTAGAGCCGCAAACTCAATACCTATCATTATACTTGCAGCTGCTGGCACACTAAATACCAATCCAAACAAATCATTTTTTTCGAATGCTCCAGCATAAGGAGTATGATGCGATTTATGCCAGTTCCATAATATCCCATGCATGATATACTTATGAGTGGCCCATGCCACACCTTCCATCAGAAAAAAAGTAGAGATGGCAATCAGAATATTTATCCAAAGGGGAAACATATATAATAGGTTTTGTAGGGTTTGTAATTGTTAAGGTTAATTTGAGGATTTCCAGATGTTTCTCCGCTCTAAGTAGGGATACAAAATTAAAAACATTGCTCTCATAAATACAAGACCTTAAAGTGTATTTTATTGAATAGCAACTGATTATAGCTTGCAGATTGTATTT harbors:
- a CDS encoding sterol desaturase family protein, giving the protein MFPLWINILIAISTFFLMEGVAWATHKYIMHGILWNWHKSHHTPYAGAFEKNDLFGLVFSVPAAASIMIGIEFAALRFLLWVGIGITAYGIFYVLFHDILVHQRIKHGLRPENKYLRRMIRAHKVHHKCTTKEGAEAFGFLYAPPKYEASTYKAKDVKQSDSISNQESKHVPQ